The sequence GGGTCACCGAGGCCAGCCGCTCCCGGGTGTACCGGCGGGCGTTGTCCAGCGCGAGGGCCGCCCGGGAGACGAACTCCGCGGCCAGCGGCAGGTCCGCGGGTTCGAAGCGCTCACTCCCCCGGCCGCGCAGCAGCAGCACCACGCCCAGACAGGCCCCGCGGGCCCGGATCGGGACCGCCATCGCCGACCTCAGGCCGAACTCCCGGACGCGCTCGACCCGGACCAGCTCGCCGGACGGCCAGCCGTCCCCGTCCGGGTCGACGACCGCCCGAAGCACCGGCGCGCCCTCGGTGATGCTCCGCGCCGCGGGCGAGTCCTCGGTGTACCCGGACGGCTCCCCCACCGCGACCGCGGCCTCGGGCGTGCCCTCGCGCACCGAACGGTGGGCGACCCGGACCAGCCGGGGGGCACCGCCCCCGGGAGCGGCGGGCTCGTCGCCCCGCAGGACCTCCGGGAAGAGGTCGACGGCGATGAAGTCGGCGAGCGCCGGCACACCGCAGACCGTCAGCTCCTCGGCGGTGCGGCCGATGTCGAGGCTGCGCCCGATCCGGGAGCCGGAGGCGGTGAGCAGCGAGAGCCGGTCCTGGGCGCGCTGGCGCTCCGTCACGTCGGTGCCCATGTAGCAGACGCCCAGGGTCCGGCCGTCCCGGTCGTCGAGCCGGAAGAAGGAGGTCGCGTAGACCCGTTCCCGTTCGGTGTCGGCCGGGGTGTGACCCCGGTACTCGAAGCCGAGCACCGGCTCGCCGGTCTCCAGGGCGTGCCGGAGCTGCTCCTCCATGGCCTCGGGCTGGAGTCCGGGCAGAACGTCCGCGACCCGCCGGCCGACGCGATGCGCCAACGGTACCCCGGCCATCCGCTCCAGGGTCCGGTTGAGCCAGACGTAACGCAGTTCGGTGTCCAGGACGGCGATCCCGTAGGGCAGTTCGGTGAGGAAGCGGTCCAGCACGGCGCTGCTGACGGACCACCAGGGCGAGCCGGTCAGGTCGATCGCGGAGACGATCGAGGACCGGGTGCCGCCGGTTCCGTCGAGCGGGGTGACCCGGACGCCGAGCGGAATCCGGTGCCCGTCCCGGTGGCGGCCCCCGGCGTGGCCGGTCCAGGCGGCGGCGTGCCCCGCCGGCAGGTCCAGGAAGTCCGCGAGCGGGCGGCCGAGGGACTCCGCCGCGGTCCGGCCGAGCAGCCGCTCGGCGCGCGGACCCCACCAGGTGATCCGCCCGCTCCCGTCGACCGCGAGGGCGACGACGTCGGGCAGGTCGACCGGGGAGTCGCCCGGGGCGGGCGGTCCGTCGCTGCCGGGGGTGTTCATGCGAGTCCGTCCCCTCGCCGTCCCCCCGCCTGTCGGTCGGTCCCCCCGATTATAGATTTCGCCCATGGATTCCGCTGTCCCGCCGGAAGGGCCGGGCCGGACGCGCGGGGCGGGACGCGCGGAGCGGGACGCGCCGGGCCGGACGCGCGGGGCGCCGGGCCCGCGCGCGGTGGTCCGCAGTCCCCGGACCGCGCTCAGCCCTCCCCGAGCGCCGCCCGGAGCCGGTAGACCCGGGTCGCGGTACCGGCGAACACCTCGGCGCGCTCGGCGGCGGTGAGCCGGTCCGCCAGCCGCTCGGCGGTCGCCACCACTTCGGCGTATCCGGCCGCCAGCGTGCAGACCGGCCAGTCGGAGCCGAACATGACGCGCTCCGGGCCGAAGGAGTCGAGCGCGACGTCCGCCCAGGGCCGCAGCCCGTCGACCGTCCAGTGCCGCCGGTCGGCCTCGGTGACCAGGCCGGAGAGCTTGCCAGAGGTGTTCGGCAGCCGGGCGAACTCCCGCAGCCGCCCGGCCCACGGCTCCGTCCCGCCCCGGGCGACCGGTGGCTTGCCCAGGTGGTCCAGGACGAATCGCAGCCCGGGGAGCGCGGCGGCGGCGGCGGTCGCCGCCGGGAACTGGTCCGGGGTGATCACCAGGTCGTAGGCGAGGCCGGCGTCCGCCACCGCCGCGAGCCCGCGCAGCACCTCCGGCCGCAGCATCCACTCCGGGTCCGGTTCGAGCTGGACCTGGTGACGGATGCCGACCAGCCGGTCACCGCCCGGCCCGGCCGCCAGCTCGGCGAGCCGCTCGGCCACGTCCGGGCGGGTCAGGTCGGTCCAGCCGACCACACCGGCGACCAGCGGGTCCCCGGCGGCGAGCCGGAGCAGTTCCGGGGTCTCCCACTCCTCGGTCACGGTCTGCACCACGACCGTCGCCCGCACCCCGGCGGCGCGGGCGAGCGGGCGCAGCCGGTCGGCGCCGAAGACCCGGCGCAGCGGCGCGAGCTCCGGCGCGTCGAGCCAGGCGTGGCGGCGGGCGAGCGGGTCCCAGACGTGGTGGTGGGCGTCGACGGTCACAGCTGCCACACCACCGGCAGCGCGGCGGCGGCGCCGCCGGCCGAGTAGTCGTGGGCGACGTCGAGGAGCTCGGCCATCCGGACCTGCCAGGCGGTGTTGACGGGGAGACGTTCCAGGGCGGCGATCAGGGCGGCGTAGTCCTCGCAGTCGAGGACGTGGAAGAGCTCGGCGCCGCTGCGCCAGATCGTCCACCCGGTGGCTCCGGCTGCCCGCATGGCCTCGGTCAGTTCGACCGGGACGGCGCGGTGGGCGTCCTCGTACTCGGCGACGCGGTCGGGGCGGACGCGGGTGTGCAGGGCGATTCTCATCGGGGCTCCGGCGGGATCGGGGGCCGGCCCGCGGGCGGGCCGGCCCCGGTGGGCGGTGGGGTTACAGGCCGCCGAGGTGGCTGGTGCGGGTCCCGGCCGGGGAGGCGAGGTAGCCGCGGAGCCGGGTAGCGATGCCGGCCAGTTCACCGGGCAGGGTGTAGCCGGGCCCGTACAGGGTGGGGGCGGGCACCTGGTTCACCTGGTCGGCGAGGCCGGCGGCGACGGCGGCGTTGAGGGTGCCGTTGGGCACGATCCGGACGGTGAAGTCGATGATGCTGTCGGTCTGGCTGTTGGTGATGTGGACGCCGGGCAGGGCCCCGATGCCGTTCGACCAGGGCAACGAGTTGCGGACGGGGGTGAGGGCGGCGGCGGTGCCGAACTTCTGGCCGGCGCCGGTGGACTGGACGACGGCGACGTTGGGGCCGGCGGTGGTGGCGCCCTGCTTGAACACCACCGAGTAGCCGGTGGTGCCGGCGACCGGGGTCTCCGGGTAGTCGGGGACGGACGCGGCCGGGTACCACGTGCCCGGGCTGCCGTCGGCGTTGAGGCTGGTGGCCAGCGCGTCGAAGGTGTCCGAGGAGCGCATGAACGGCACCCAGTTCTCCAGGTAGAACGCCTGGTTGGTGAGGGTGGCCCCGTTGTCGACGATCTTCGGGATCCGCAGCACCCGGCGGATCTGGAGCGCCCCGTTGTCGAGCCGGGTGTAGCGGGTGAGCTGGGGGACGGTGTCGGAGCCGGCGAAACGCCCGGTCAGACCGGAGATCCACTGGAGGTCGGCGACGGTCCAGACGTCGGTGGTGGTGGCGTTCGGCTGCTCGACCGCGATCGTGCGGGTGAACGCCCCGGCCATGTTGCCGGCCTGGTCGATGTTCCAGCGGTCGTAGTAGCGCTCCTTGGGTGCGGTGTCCATGCCCCACAGCACGGACTGGACGACCCGGTCGGTCTCCTCCCCGGCGTAACTCGGGGAGAGCAGGGCGCGGTACCCGGCCGGGCAGTACCGCATCTCGGCGATGCTGCCGCCGGCGCCCAGGCGGTAGTCGAACTGGGCCACGCCGTTGTACGAACTGCGCTGCCAGAAGTCACCGTTGTAGGTGAACGCCTGCCAGGTCCAGCCGGTGGTGGCGGCGGCCGGCGGGGCGGTGGCGACCGCCGGGACCAGGGTGGCGGCCACGGTCGCGGCGGCCACCGCGAGCACGGCGCGGCGGCTGGGCCGGACGGGTCTGTGACGGGGGGTGGGGAGGTGCACGGCTCGACTCCTCGGGGGTGGGGAGGAAGGGGCTGGGAAGGGGAACGGGCGGGTCAGGCGAGGAAGCGCCGCAGGCCCTCGGGGGCGCTTTCGCGCTCCCATTCGGCCTCGTAGCCGATGCCGGGCGCGGTGCCGGCGTGGACGAGGCCCGAGGCGTCGACGGCCGGCTCCCGCCGCACGGGGTCGGCCGGAACGAACGACTCGTAGTAGGTGGTGTTGGAGATGGCCATGCACAGGTGGGTGTGGACCACCCCGCCGCCGTGCACCTCGGCCCGCATCAGGTACGCGTCGGCGAGATGGGCGGTGCGCATCGCCCCGGTGATGCCGCCGCGCAGGCCGGCGCTGGTGCGCACGGCGGTCGCGGAGCCGTTGGCGATGAAGTCGGCGGTGTTCATGTGCGCGCCGTCGCTGGTCTCGGCGACGATCAGCGGGACGTCGACCTTCTCGGCGAGCCGGCGGTAGGCCGTGGTGCTGAACTCGCGCATCGGCTCCTCGTACCAGAGGTAGTCCGCCTCGGAGAGCACCCGGCCGAGCCGGATCGCGTCCAGGAGGTCGAAGCCGGCCGAACCGTCGTACATCAGCGGGACCCGGTCGCCGACGTGCTCGCGCAGCCGGGTGCAGAGTTCGATGTCGCGCCGGACGTCGCCCCAGGCGTGCAGCTTGATGGCGGGGTAGCCGAGTTCGAGGCACTGGTCGGCGATGTCCAGGTACTGCTCGACGCTGCCGAAGGTGGCGGTGGAGGCGTAGGCGGGCAGCGCGGTGCGGAAACCGCCGAGGAGCTGGTGCACGGGCAGGACCGCGGCCTTGCCGCCGATGTCCCAGAGGGCGACGTCGACGAGCCCGAGCAGGTAGAGCGGGAGCTCCTCTATCCGGTCGATCTCCCACATCCGGTGCCAGAGCCATTCGCGCTGGAGCGGGTCGGCACCGAGGAGTTCGGCGCGCAGCCGGCGGTCGACGATGTCGGCGAGGATCGGGCCGCGGTGGCAGTACGCGAAGCCGGTGTGGCCCTCGTCCGTGCCGAGGACGAGCCAGCCGCCGGTGTGCGCGCCTTCGGAGCCGGGCAGTCCGTCGCGCCAGCGGAACGCGGGGGTGACGGCGGGTCGGTCCTGGAGGACGACGTCGACGGTGGTGATCTTCACTGGTTCTCCTGGGTCGGAGGTCGGAGGTCGGAGTCGGGGAAGGGGGGCGGGCGCGGCCGGTCAGCTCTTGACGGAGCCTTCGAGCAGGCCGCGGACCAGGAACCGCTGGGCGAACAGGAACACCACCGCCACCGGGACGACGGTCAGCACGCCGGCGATCGCGGCCTCCGGCCGGTGGATCGGCAGGAAGCTGCCGCCGAGCGCGGGGTTGAGAGCCGGGGTACCGGAGATCAGCGCGCCGAGGCCGACCGGGAGGTTGAAGGTGGCGTCGTCGCCGAGCATCACGTAGGGCAGGAAGTAGTTGTTCCAGTTGCCGACGAAGGCGAAGAAGGTCAGCAGGCCGATCAGCGGACGGGCCAGTGGCAGGGCGATCTTCGTGAACAGCTGCCGTTCCGAGCAGCCGTCGATCCGGGCCGCCTCCAGTACCTCCCGCGGCAGCACCGTGGAGAAGTGGATGAAGGCGAGGTAGACGCCGAACGGGTAGAGGCTGGCCGGAAGGACCACCGACCAGGCGGTCCCGGTCAGTCCGACGGCGTTGACCTCCAGGAAGAGCGGCAGGACAAGCGCGGCGGGCGGCACGATCATCGCGAGCAGGGTGGCCACCAGAACCGTCCGCCGGCCGGCGATCCTGGTGGCGGCCAGCGCGTACCCGGCCAGCAGCGAGGTCGCCACCGAGATCAGCACCGCGCCACCGGTGTAGAGCACCGAGTTGACGATCCAGCGGTAGACCACGCCGTCGTTGTAGGTGGTGAGGTTGTGCCAGGCGTCGGCGTAGCCGCCGAACGAGCCGAAGGAGAGCGGCTGCCCGTCCGCCAACTGGGCGTCGGTCTTGCTGGGGGCCAGCAGCAGCCAGAGCATCGGGACCGCGCAGGCCACGGCCAGCAGGCCGAGCAGGACCGAGCCGGTGGCACGTCCGGGCGACGGACGCCGGCGGGCGGGTGCGGGCACGGAGAGGGATGCGGGTGCGGGTGCGGACATCACTCCACCTCCGTGTCGAAGAACTTGGCACGGGTCACCAGCAGGACGGCGCCGGTGGCGCAGACCGCCAGCATCATCAGGCAGAGCGCGGCGGCGGCCGCGAAGTCCCCGTTGTCGAAGGCGAACAGCAGGCCCAGCTGGTTGAGCGACCACGACTTGGAGCCCACGAAGGCGATTCCGTAGAGGAGTTGCGGCTCGATGAAGATCTGCAGCCCCGCCGTGAAGGCCAGGATCAGCATGTAGACGACGTACTTGGAGATCAGCGGCAGCTTCACCCGCCAGGCGGTCTGCCACCAGGAGGCCCCGTCCATCCGGGCGGCCTCCAGGAGGTCCCGGGGGACGCCCTGGAGCGCGCCGTACATGATCACCACCCACTGGCCGAAGCCGGTGGTGAAGGCCATCAGGGCGAAGATCACGACCAGGTGGGACTGCTGGAAGACGTCGGTGCCGGTCTCCTGGCCCATGGCCCGCAGCGCCGGGCCGAACGGGCTGAGCGAGGGCTGCAGCATGACGTACCAGAGCAGGACGCTGGCGGAGCCGGTGACCGCCCCGGGCAGCATGTAGACCAGCCGCAGACCGGCGCCGTAGGACGCCCGCTGCTCCTGGACCACCAGGGCCAGCAGCAGGACGCCGACCACCATGACCGGCAGGTAGAGCGCCATGAACAGCGAGACGTTGCCGAGCGCGGGCAGGAAACGGAAGTCCGAGAACACCCGGACGTAGGCCGCGCCTCCCGCCGGGCCGATGTGTTCGGGGTCGGCCAGCGACTCGTAGA comes from Streptomyces sp. TLI_053 and encodes:
- a CDS encoding SpoIIE family protein phosphatase — translated: MNTPGSDGPPAPGDSPVDLPDVVALAVDGSGRITWWGPRAERLLGRTAAESLGRPLADFLDLPAGHAAAWTGHAGGRHRDGHRIPLGVRVTPLDGTGGTRSSIVSAIDLTGSPWWSVSSAVLDRFLTELPYGIAVLDTELRYVWLNRTLERMAGVPLAHRVGRRVADVLPGLQPEAMEEQLRHALETGEPVLGFEYRGHTPADTERERVYATSFFRLDDRDGRTLGVCYMGTDVTERQRAQDRLSLLTASGSRIGRSLDIGRTAEELTVCGVPALADFIAVDLFPEVLRGDEPAAPGGGAPRLVRVAHRSVREGTPEAAVAVGEPSGYTEDSPAARSITEGAPVLRAVVDPDGDGWPSGELVRVERVREFGLRSAMAVPIRARGACLGVVLLLRGRGSERFEPADLPLAAEFVSRAALALDNARRYTRERLASVTLQRSLLPKLTRGGTTMDVAARYRPARGPAGAGGDWFDAIPLSGARVALVAGDVVGHGLAAAAAMGRLRMAVRTLAGTDLPPEELLAHLDDLVLRLIDEEAEARTGGAAGVVGEVVGGTADRAGYGPSDDTSAAAAVLGASCLYVVYDPVDRSCVMARAGHPAPALVAPDGTVTFADLPGGPPLGLGSLPFEAHRTTLPEGTVIALYTDGLLTGPDRDPGAGQEALRAVLGEHPGSPLDDLCERTLAALPPGPAADDAALLLARTHVLGQDRVASWDLLSDPAVVREARAMAVRTLRAWGLEELELTTELVVSELVTNAVRYGGEPIRLRLLHDTFLVCEVADGSSTSPRLRHARITDEGGRGLFMVAQMTRRWGTRYTDRGKVIWAEQQPGAVPDWGL
- a CDS encoding amidohydrolase family protein translates to MTVDAHHHVWDPLARRHAWLDAPELAPLRRVFGADRLRPLARAAGVRATVVVQTVTEEWETPELLRLAAGDPLVAGVVGWTDLTRPDVAERLAELAAGPGGDRLVGIRHQVQLEPDPEWMLRPEVLRGLAAVADAGLAYDLVITPDQFPAATAAAAALPGLRFVLDHLGKPPVARGGTEPWAGRLREFARLPNTSGKLSGLVTEADRRHWTVDGLRPWADVALDSFGPERVMFGSDWPVCTLAAGYAEVVATAERLADRLTAAERAEVFAGTATRVYRLRAALGEG
- a CDS encoding L-rhamnose mutarotase, which codes for MRIALHTRVRPDRVAEYEDAHRAVPVELTEAMRAAGATGWTIWRSGAELFHVLDCEDYAALIAALERLPVNTAWQVRMAELLDVAHDYSAGGAAAALPVVWQL
- a CDS encoding enolase C-terminal domain-like protein; its protein translation is MKITTVDVVLQDRPAVTPAFRWRDGLPGSEGAHTGGWLVLGTDEGHTGFAYCHRGPILADIVDRRLRAELLGADPLQREWLWHRMWEIDRIEELPLYLLGLVDVALWDIGGKAAVLPVHQLLGGFRTALPAYASTATFGSVEQYLDIADQCLELGYPAIKLHAWGDVRRDIELCTRLREHVGDRVPLMYDGSAGFDLLDAIRLGRVLSEADYLWYEEPMREFSTTAYRRLAEKVDVPLIVAETSDGAHMNTADFIANGSATAVRTSAGLRGGITGAMRTAHLADAYLMRAEVHGGGVVHTHLCMAISNTTYYESFVPADPVRREPAVDASGLVHAGTAPGIGYEAEWERESAPEGLRRFLA
- a CDS encoding carbohydrate ABC transporter permease — translated: MSAPAPASLSVPAPARRRPSPGRATGSVLLGLLAVACAVPMLWLLLAPSKTDAQLADGQPLSFGSFGGYADAWHNLTTYNDGVVYRWIVNSVLYTGGAVLISVATSLLAGYALAATRIAGRRTVLVATLLAMIVPPAALVLPLFLEVNAVGLTGTAWSVVLPASLYPFGVYLAFIHFSTVLPREVLEAARIDGCSERQLFTKIALPLARPLIGLLTFFAFVGNWNNYFLPYVMLGDDATFNLPVGLGALISGTPALNPALGGSFLPIHRPEAAIAGVLTVVPVAVVFLFAQRFLVRGLLEGSVKS
- a CDS encoding sugar ABC transporter permease → MSSSSGSTDTRPRTGSPPAASTAAPNPGLPGTVTTHRKARPQRRPHWFGWLCLAPYLVLLVAFGLGPAGYAVYESLADPEHIGPAGGAAYVRVFSDFRFLPALGNVSLFMALYLPVMVVGVLLLALVVQEQRASYGAGLRLVYMLPGAVTGSASVLLWYVMLQPSLSPFGPALRAMGQETGTDVFQQSHLVVIFALMAFTTGFGQWVVIMYGALQGVPRDLLEAARMDGASWWQTAWRVKLPLISKYVVYMLILAFTAGLQIFIEPQLLYGIAFVGSKSWSLNQLGLLFAFDNGDFAAAAALCLMMLAVCATGAVLLVTRAKFFDTEVE